A genomic window from Candidatus Pelagisphaera phototrophica includes:
- a CDS encoding endonuclease/exonuclease/phosphatase family protein has translation MSFNIAHGRGLSLYQGFHSSNGIRKNLERIAAIVKKRSPDIVAFQEVDQSSHWNRHIDLLKHIQEETEYPYSEHGIHNTRLGRKALCYGNAFLSKHPISNCRVTPFGKKSIGEKGFMEVSIQIDSIPLEIINLHLDFRSRRSRMAQIDPVLERIGTLTKSSTTFPPITCGDFNTGSKRFSDAVRQFLIRSAEHARYTYHPQNKRTFPTHFPSRGLDFILVPKPFVVRQANVIKSFASDHLPVVAEIIAPCSTESSVSEPNTHRD, from the coding sequence ATGAGTTTCAACATTGCCCATGGGCGCGGCCTTTCGCTTTACCAAGGCTTTCACAGCTCCAATGGAATAAGAAAGAACTTGGAACGAATCGCTGCCATTGTAAAAAAGCGATCCCCCGATATTGTCGCATTTCAAGAAGTCGATCAATCATCACACTGGAACCGGCACATAGACCTTCTCAAGCATATCCAGGAGGAAACCGAATACCCCTACTCCGAGCACGGTATCCACAATACACGTTTAGGAAGAAAAGCGCTTTGCTATGGAAATGCGTTTCTTTCAAAGCATCCAATTTCCAATTGTAGAGTAACCCCTTTCGGTAAAAAGAGTATCGGCGAAAAAGGCTTCATGGAGGTTTCGATTCAAATCGATTCAATACCACTAGAGATTATCAACCTCCATCTCGATTTCAGGTCTCGACGAAGCCGAATGGCTCAGATTGATCCCGTTCTCGAGAGAATCGGGACTTTAACAAAGTCAAGCACTACGTTCCCCCCTATAACTTGCGGTGATTTCAATACAGGATCAAAGCGATTTAGCGATGCGGTAAGGCAGTTCCTGATACGCTCTGCCGAGCACGCACGCTACACATATCACCCTCAGAACAAGCGTACGTTTCCAACTCACTTCCCTTCAAGAGGCTTGGATTTCATTCTCGTGCCAAAACCATTTGTAGTCAGGCAAGCCAACGTTATTAAGAGCTTTGCCTCCGATCATCTTCCCGTTGTTGCTGAGATCATCGCACCCTGTTCAACAGAGAGCAGCGTCAGTGAGCCTAATACTCACAGAGACTAG
- a CDS encoding SWIB/MDM2 domain-containing protein encodes MAKSTSNKKPNAAFMKPVTPDAALAAVVGAAPLPRTELTKKLWEYIKSNDLQNPSNRREIIADAKLKDVFDGKDKVSMFEMTKLVSGHVSS; translated from the coding sequence ATGGCTAAGAGTACATCAAATAAAAAGCCCAATGCGGCATTCATGAAACCCGTTACTCCAGATGCGGCTCTCGCAGCAGTTGTTGGTGCAGCGCCACTTCCTCGTACTGAATTAACAAAAAAGCTCTGGGAATACATCAAGTCGAACGATTTGCAGAACCCCTCGAATCGCCGAGAAATCATCGCCGACGCTAAATTGAAGGATGTATTCGACGGTAAGGACAAGGTTTCTATGTTCGAGATGACGAAACTCGTCTCTGGGCACGTATCCAGCTAG
- a CDS encoding LuxR C-terminal-related transcriptional regulator yields the protein MNTTQTKIVVIEDQLMLRDLITSMAQSIPGISVVGEALDGREGLKLCEDEKPELVIFDLFLPSLNGIEILRLFGKKNPKTRFIAISANFTPDSIREVLELGCHGVIAKSSSVSKLKEGISEVIKGSGYLCPIAASLLRESHLSRTSSGKKKGRLSNREREVLQAVAEGFSTKQIAKKLEVSVKTIEAHRANLMKKLDTRSSVELTRCAYEMGIIELPARYNQPDSN from the coding sequence ATGAATACGACCCAAACGAAAATCGTTGTGATTGAGGACCAGCTAATGCTGCGGGACCTAATCACCAGCATGGCCCAGAGCATCCCCGGCATCTCCGTGGTCGGGGAAGCCCTCGACGGAAGAGAAGGTCTCAAGCTTTGTGAAGATGAAAAACCCGAACTCGTTATTTTTGACCTATTTCTCCCCAGTCTAAACGGTATCGAAATACTGCGCCTGTTTGGAAAAAAAAATCCAAAAACTAGGTTCATCGCCATTTCAGCCAATTTCACACCGGATTCGATCCGCGAGGTCCTGGAACTAGGATGTCACGGTGTCATCGCAAAGAGTTCATCCGTCTCCAAACTTAAAGAAGGAATAAGCGAAGTAATCAAAGGAAGCGGTTACCTTTGCCCAATCGCAGCGAGTCTTCTGCGCGAGTCCCATTTGTCTCGAACAAGCTCAGGCAAGAAGAAAGGCCGACTTTCCAATCGTGAGCGAGAAGTCCTCCAAGCCGTGGCCGAAGGCTTTAGCACCAAGCAAATCGCTAAAAAACTTGAAGTAAGCGTCAAGACGATCGAAGCCCACAGAGCCAATCTCATGAAAAAGCTCGATACCCGCAGCTCCGTGGAACTAACGCGCTGCGCTTACGAAATGGGCATTATCGAGCTGCCAGCACGATACAATCAGCCTGATTCCAACTGA
- a CDS encoding MotA/TolQ/ExbB proton channel family protein, with product MKDKPYLDQAIEILSSGGWIMIPLFILGLLAFYVAARLFLFFLRGHFGKVSIEDCEQWVQDSDKAEGQVGEIIRYSQDGVENLNDIQSRFSEIRTAEMPRLNQNITMLTILVNAAPLMGLLGTVLGMLTTFYGISLGGSESTTNIVASGIHEALITTQMGLCLAIPGYFVIYFLRQKVIDYQSFLVRLESITLQQFSHKATG from the coding sequence ATGAAAGATAAACCTTATCTCGATCAAGCGATAGAAATTCTGTCCTCCGGTGGCTGGATTATGATCCCTCTTTTCATATTGGGACTCTTAGCCTTTTACGTAGCTGCCCGGTTATTTCTTTTCTTTTTGAGAGGCCACTTTGGCAAGGTATCTATCGAGGATTGTGAACAATGGGTGCAAGACTCAGATAAAGCCGAGGGCCAAGTCGGCGAGATCATTCGATACTCCCAAGATGGCGTGGAAAATTTGAATGATATCCAAAGTCGTTTTTCCGAAATCCGAACGGCCGAAATGCCGCGTCTAAACCAGAATATCACAATGCTGACGATTTTGGTTAACGCGGCCCCGCTCATGGGTTTGCTGGGAACGGTTCTAGGGATGTTAACGACATTCTACGGGATTTCACTCGGGGGCTCAGAAAGCACCACCAATATTGTGGCAAGCGGTATTCACGAAGCCCTGATCACGACTCAAATGGGTCTCTGCCTTGCGATTCCCGGATATTTCGTTATCTACTTCCTAAGACAGAAAGTCATCGATTATCAAAGCTTCCTCGTTCGCCTAGAGAGTATTACTCTGCAACAATTTAGCCACAAAGCAACCGGTTAA
- a CDS encoding energy transducer TonB, with amino-acid sequence MMHILGQINMDTKQVATSDASEAPPPPPPEDLPPPPEEEKELEKPEVEEPPPPMTLSQLEMALNPGSGNAMGDFGFGDFDAGMDALGDMEIFDLRDVDKLPRALFQVDPNYPYSLKQAKIGGWVQLEWVIDDSGKVLRPRVMKSSHREFNQPAIESIMRSKWSPAQKGGKPVAVRVTQRMDFNP; translated from the coding sequence ATGATGCACATTCTTGGGCAAATAAACATGGATACAAAACAAGTGGCAACAAGCGACGCTAGCGAAGCGCCGCCGCCGCCGCCGCCTGAAGACCTCCCCCCTCCCCCTGAAGAGGAAAAAGAGCTCGAAAAGCCGGAAGTTGAAGAGCCTCCTCCACCGATGACGCTCAGCCAGCTGGAAATGGCATTGAACCCAGGTTCAGGAAATGCTATGGGTGACTTCGGATTCGGCGATTTCGATGCCGGCATGGACGCCTTGGGCGATATGGAAATTTTCGACCTCCGAGATGTAGACAAACTTCCGAGGGCCCTATTCCAAGTCGACCCCAACTATCCTTACTCCTTGAAACAGGCGAAAATCGGCGGCTGGGTACAGCTTGAGTGGGTCATCGATGATTCAGGTAAAGTCCTCCGACCAAGGGTAATGAAGTCCTCTCACCGCGAGTTTAATCAACCCGCAATCGAGTCGATCATGAGATCCAAATGGTCCCCTGCCCAAAAAGGCGGTAAACCGGTCGCTGTCCGCGTGACTCAGCGTATGGATTTCAATCCGTAG
- a CDS encoding peptidyl-alpha-hydroxyglycine alpha-amidating lyase family protein yields the protein MYLKEFMYRRVSNFCSLPLFCCLVGCGNFQNKEIELSSTGLAAYELVEGWPKLPDGHSFGNVTGLDIDSAGNLWIFHRGSRVWPIGIPMHETKIVENTITKIDKNSGEIAASWGANIFIMPHGLAIDKEDNLWVTDVGLHQIFKFNSRGELLMALGEAKFPGNDQTHFNLPTDVAVTSDGSFYVSDGYGNSRVLKFSSKGTYLFEWGSKGQEKGEFHLPHGIDLDTDGNVYVADRENNRIQKFDAEGNFLTTWQNRSTDQFYSVTIDHNREQLFGIDYEREDGVIKGSDIFRFDLDLNLQVQFGRTSNYTGPIARYHDICVDQEGNIYVGDILVNMVQKFRVVR from the coding sequence ATGTATCTAAAAGAATTCATGTATCGTAGAGTATCAAACTTCTGTTCTCTCCCGCTATTCTGTTGTCTGGTTGGATGTGGAAATTTTCAAAACAAAGAAATAGAGCTATCATCTACCGGATTAGCTGCTTATGAGCTAGTAGAAGGATGGCCAAAACTGCCTGATGGCCATTCATTTGGAAATGTAACCGGTTTAGATATAGACTCAGCTGGTAACCTGTGGATTTTTCACAGAGGGAGTAGAGTTTGGCCCATAGGTATACCCATGCATGAAACAAAGATTGTAGAAAACACTATCACTAAAATTGACAAGAACAGTGGAGAAATAGCAGCGAGTTGGGGTGCCAATATTTTCATCATGCCCCATGGATTAGCGATCGATAAAGAAGACAATCTATGGGTTACAGATGTCGGTTTACACCAAATTTTCAAATTCAATTCAAGAGGAGAGCTACTGATGGCTTTAGGCGAAGCCAAATTCCCCGGAAATGACCAAACGCATTTTAACCTCCCGACCGATGTAGCTGTCACATCCGATGGTTCATTTTACGTAAGTGATGGCTATGGAAATAGCAGAGTTCTTAAATTCTCATCCAAAGGCACATACCTGTTTGAATGGGGATCAAAAGGTCAAGAAAAAGGGGAATTTCACCTCCCACACGGCATAGACCTAGATACTGACGGTAACGTATACGTCGCTGATAGAGAGAACAATCGAATACAAAAATTTGATGCAGAGGGGAATTTTTTGACGACCTGGCAAAACAGGTCAACTGACCAATTTTATTCAGTGACGATCGACCACAATCGAGAGCAACTGTTTGGAATAGATTACGAAAGGGAGGATGGAGTCATCAAAGGGTCGGATATCTTTCGGTTCGATTTGGATTTGAACCTACAAGTACAATTCGGTAGAACTAGCAACTACACAGGCCCAATTGCGAGGTATCATGATATTTGCGTGGATCAGGAGGGAAATATTTATGTTGGAGATATCCTGGTTAATATGGTACAAAAATTTAGAGTTGTAAGGTAG